A stretch of DNA from Spiroplasma endosymbiont of Nebria brevicollis:
AGGATATCCCGACTTATTAGTCCACTATGAAAATAAAGTCATGATTATTGAATTTGAAAGAACTAGAAAAACCAAACAACGAATGAGAATAAAATTTGATGGACTGCGACACTATTGTAAAAACGGATACGATGTTTTATTTCTAATTCCCAACGAAAGTATAAAAAAAATTTGTTGATGAACAAATTAAAATTTACAATTGAAAACTAGGAACTTTCAAAACCCAAATATTCAATTTTGGTTAAAACTTAACTAATTGTAAAATACACAAAATTTGATAACATGTAGTTGTTATTCAATATATAAGTTTTTACCCATTGCTTTGTTTTAAAAGTAAATGAGTTTTAATGTTCAAAAGGAGATATTAACATGACAGACAAAAATAAATCACAAATATTTCAGCAAATAACAAAACAACAAGATATTAAAGATATTTTAAATCAACCAAATGCTACCTTTAAAAATAATAGAGAAAAAGATAAACAAAGACACGGCGGATTAACAATAAAATTTTCTACTAATACTAATTATAAACAATCAAAAGTAGTAATTAATGATAAATTAAGTAATTCTGATACAGATAGAATTTTTATTGACTTCAAATCAAATACTAAAGAAGTAGCAACACAAACCGAAACTACTGAAGTAAAAATTACTGATAATTTCACAAAATCATATAATACTTTAACAATTTTAGAAGATAAAAAAATATTAAGCACAAGAAAGGAAATTTTTAACTTAGAAAAACAATTAAAAATTCAAAAAGAAGAATATGATAATTTAAACTCAAATTGAATTCAGATCGTTAATAATCTTTCAGAAAATGAATATTATGAACTTAACTTTTTGAACAATAAGTTAGAAAAAATGATAAGCAGTAAAACTGATCACCTATAATAAAGTAGACACAAAAAAGAACCATTTTGTGGTAAAACTTTATTGAGAGAGGTGTTCATTTTCTGCATAAATGATATTCAAAAGAAGAAAAAATAGAAATGTTAAAAAAAGTAGAAGGTTTAGGTTGTATTACTGCAAGTAAAATATTAAATGTTGATAAAAGTAGTATTAAAAGATGACGCAAATCTATAAGAACTTTAGGTGAAGATAGTCTTATTCCAGGAAAAGGTATCCAATCAAAAGGTAAACGGCAAGGTAGACCTAAAACTCTTGATTTAAATGAAATGACTAAAGAAGAACTAATTCAATATATTGAGGTAATGAATTATCTAAAAAAGTATTTAGAGATATCGACAAAGGGAAAGTGCCAGGCGATATCTTAATTACAAACAAAAAATCCAGTTAATTACCTTTGTAAATTATTAAAAGTTTCAAAATCTGGTTATTATAAATGACTTAACAATGGTATGAAACAGTTTAATAAATGGATTCCATTTATTGCTAATATAATTAAAAGTACATTTTATGCGTTCAAAGAAATTTATGGTTATAACATGATTTGTTGTTGAATAAAGAAAATTTATAAGTTAAACATACAACCACATATTGTTTATAGGTATATGAAAAATATGGGTTTAAAATCCAAAATTAGAACAAAGAAGTTTGATTATAGGTTAAAATCTGGCAGTTTAAGATATGATAATTTATTAGACCGTAATTTTGCAACTACTGGTTTAAATCAAAAATTAGGCACTGATATAACCTATTTACTAACTAATGGTAAAACGTATTATTTATCAATCGTTAAGGATTTTCACAATAATGAAATATTAGATTACAAAATAAGTTCAAG
This window harbors:
- a CDS encoding helix-turn-helix domain-containing protein, which gives rise to MLKKVEGLGCITASKILNVDKSSIKRWRKSIRTLGEDSLIPGKGIQSKGKRQGRPKTLDLNEMTKEELIQYIEVMNYLKKYLEISTKGKCQAIS